One genomic window of Arachis hypogaea cultivar Tifrunner chromosome 8, arahy.Tifrunner.gnm2.J5K5, whole genome shotgun sequence includes the following:
- the LOC112706284 gene encoding auxin-responsive protein IAA8, with protein sequence MSLPVFSIVGEEEGKSNVTLLVSSTAMECARIESSELKVRNYMELSGCSSADSSVSPLPDEHKSNLNLKATELRLGLPGSQSPERDSDHCLRSSTQFDEKPLFPLCPSTDDHHHSPAKAAVLGSKRGFLDVMNGFQKGNFLSNSEVNTILSPRPSSNLGLKPGSLLESLGVQQAKMKEVSTTKVGVEKPHAFNETRPSLNGSANNNSSAPATKAQVVGWPPLRSFRKNSLATNSKNTEEVDGQPGSGPLFVKVSLEGAPYLRKVDLKNYSTYPELCSALEKMFRGFTISQCGSYGTLGKELLNETKLKDLLHGSEYVLTYEDKDNDWMLVGDVPWEMFIETCRRLRIMKSSEAIGLACSSKGC encoded by the exons atgtcacTGCCGGTATTTAGCATAGTGGGGGAGGAGGAGGGCAAAAGCAATGTCACTTTGTTGGTTTCGTCGACTGCCATGGAATGTGCTCGCATCGAGAGCTCCGAGTTGAAAGTGCGAAACTACATGGAATTGTCTGGTTGTTCTTCTGCTGACAGCTCGGTTTCGCCCTTACCGGACGAGCATAAAAGTAATCTGAACCTGAAAGCTACTGAACTCAGGCTTGGTCTCCCGGGATCTCAGTCTCCTGAGAGAGATTCTGATCATTGCTTAAGAAGCTCAACTCAGTTTGATGAGAAACCACTTTTCCCCCTGTGCCCCTCGACCGatgatcatcatcattcccctgcAAAGGCTGCTGTTTTGGGTAGCAAAAGAGGATTCTTAGATGTAATGAATGGGTTCCAGAAG GGGAATTTTTTATCTAATTCAGAAGTGAATACAATTCTGTCGCCGAGGCCTTCTTCTAACTTGGGATTAAAACCTGGTTCTCTGCTTGAGAGTCTTGGGGTTCAACAAGCCAAAATGAAAGAAGTATCGACTACAAAGGTTGGGGTCGAGAAGCCTCATGCTTTCAATGAGACCAGACCCAGTCTTAATGGTTCTGCGAATAATAATAGCAGTGCACCAGCTACCAA GGCTCAGGTCGTGGGGTGGCCTCCCCTAAGGTCATTTAGGAAGAATTCACTGGCAACTAATTCGAAAAACACAGAAGAAGTAGATGGACAACCGGGGTCCGGTCCACTGTTTGTCAAGGTCAGCTTGGAGGGTGCTCCCTATTTAAGGAAAGTAGACTTGAAGAATTACTCTACATACCCGGAACTATGTTCTGCTCTAGAGAAGATGTTCCGCGGTTTTACTATAA GTCAATGCGGATCTTATGGGACTCTGGGAAAGGAGTTGCTGAATGAAACCAAGCTGAAGGATCTTCTTCATGGGTCGGAATATGTTCTTACCTATGAAGACAAAGATAATGATTGGATGCTTGTGGGTGATGTTCCATGGGA GATGTTTATCGAAACATGCCGAAGGCTGAGGATCATGAAGAGTTCAGAAGCAATTGGCCTTG CTTGCAGCTCCAAGGGATGTTGA